A single genomic interval of Coccidioides posadasii str. Silveira chromosome 1, complete sequence harbors:
- a CDS encoding uncharacterized protein (EggNog:ENOG410PKJ3~COG:I), protein MAANRFIEPGSPDVRGKYQPTDEHIFRSPYGAFPKVDEDLNVHEFLFPPDQPLGADYDLFIDANTGKKITLHQFYQRVCALSRALRYDGANPIGLQKSPRNDREDGEILGIFSKNHLTWPLISHSCFRAEVVFGGISPNSTPFELYHIMRKMQITSAVVHESLLPVVRETLERGPQAGDDSNLSFVLNPKKIIVISDDPTVDFVEGYPTVEYLVRQGGKMPELSRKLRGGNNLCYLFQSSGTSGFPKAMMISHKNAIHTSMQGAITAMKTAQFLGLTPTHSVILGVVPAYHSFGMILWTLRVNLSPSTNILMSKWNLEQALQLIQRYKVTMLPLVPPLVRQLAQSPLTDKYDLSSVMTVVSGAAYLPPDVAHEFGRKLPQGTPVPSGYGLSEAASIAQPIAEGMFGLSLSKPGTIGHLLPGVEGRVVDPDTLEPVPKGSKGELWVRANVVTPGYFRDPKATAEIFTEPGWLRTGDLVMRDAEDRLHYLDRLKEMIKVKGLQVAATEVEDTLLSHPDGLVKDACVAGVDNGRGDGSLFPRAWVVLSEKGKRIKASVVVQQLDEFVKSRLSKHKHLAGGLEIVDSIPRTPSGKMLRREMRDRYHARIKAEKPKAKI, encoded by the exons ATGGCGGCAAATAGATTCATTGAACCTGGATCGCCTGACGTGCGCGGGAAGTATCAGCCAACGGACGAGCACATTTTCCGGAGCCCCTACGGAGCGTTCCCCAAGGTCGATGAAGATCTGAATGTCCATGAATTCCTGTTCCCACCAGATCAGCCCCTGGGAGCAGACTACGATCTATTCATCGATGCGAATACGGGAAAGAAGATAACGCTGCACCAATTTTACCAGCGAGTGTGCGCGCTATCACGAGCATTGAGATACGATGGCGCCAACCCAATTGGCTTGCAGAAATCACCCAGAAACGACCGAGAGGACGGAGAGATATTGGGTATTTTCTCGAAAAATCATCTAACATGGCCGCTGATCTCGCACTCGTGTTTTCGGGCGGAGGTAGTCTTCGGAGGAATCAGCCCAAACTCAACCCCATTTGAGCTTTACCACATCATGCGCAAGATGCAGATCACATCCGCGGTTGTACATGAGTCTCTTCTCCCCGTAGTGCGTGAAACTCTGGAGAGAGGACCGCAAGCGGGCGATGATAGCAACTTATCGTTTGTGCTCAACCCAAAGAAGATCATCGTCATATCTGATGATCCAACAGTGGATTTTGTCGAGGGCTATCCGACGGTAGAGTACCTGGTTCGGCAAGGGGGGAAGATGCCGGAGCTAAGTAGAAAACTGAGGGGAGGGAATAACCTATGTTATCTCTTTCAGTCATCTGGAACCTCCGGGTTTCCAAAGGCGATGATGATCTCACATAAGAATGCGATCCACACATCCATGCAAGGCGCGATCACTGCGATGAAGACAGCGCAATTT CTAGGTCTTACTCCAACACACTCAGTTATTTTAG GTGTTGTACCGGCGTACCATTCGTTTGGAATGATCCTTTGGACGCTGCGGGTAAACCTCAGCCCTTCGACCAACATCCTCATGTCAAAATGGAACTTGGAGCAAGCTCTCCAGCTTATACAGAGATATAAAGTGACCATGTTGCCTCTTGTCCCACCTCTCGTCAGGCAATTGGCTCAGTCGCCACTCACGGATAAATATGATCTTTCGTCCGTGATGACTGTCGTGAGCGGAGCCGCGTACTTGCCCCCAGACGTAGCGCATGAGTTTGGCCGCAAGCTGCCCCAAGGAACACCCGTTCCCTCGGGATATGGGCTTTCTGAAGCAGCATCCATCGCGCAGCCGATAGCCGAAGGGATGTTTGGtctctccctctccaaaCCTGGTACGATCGGACACCTGCTCCCCGGCGTGGAAGGCCGTGTTGTTGATCCCGATACACTCGAGCCCGTTCCCAAGGGATCAAAAGGTGAGTTGTGGGTTCGAGCGAACGTTGTCACTCCAGGTTACTTCCGCGACCCGAAAGCCACGGCCGAAATCTTCACGGAGCCGGGGTGGCTCAGAACGGGAGACCTCGTCATGCGGGATGCGGAGGATAGACTTCATTACCTTGATCGATTGAAGGAGATGATCAAGGTCAAGGGCCTCCAAGTCGCTGCGACTGAGGTCGAGGACACGCTCCTTTCGCACCCTGACGGCCTTGTCAAGGATGCATGTGTCGCCGGTGTCGACAACGGTCGCGGAGACGGCAGCCTGTTCCCGCGTGCGTGGGTCGTTCTCTCAGAAAAAGGGAAGCGCATCAAGGCAAGTGTGGTTGTACAGCAGCTTGATGAGTTTGTAAAGAGTAGACTCTCGAAACATAAGCACCTTGCCGGCGGACTTGAAATCGTGGACTCC ATACCACGAACTCCGTCGGGGAAGATGCTTCGACGGGAAATGCGCGATCGATACCATGCAAGGATAAAGGCGGAAAAGCCAAAGGCAAAGATATGA
- the RPB4 gene encoding RNA polymerase B (EggNog:ENOG410PP7T~COG:K~BUSCO:15617at33183) — protein sequence MNPGLGAVVMAERETATKLDSTVPSAGKRSLAILLAKLDRPTESRVTDKAKAGYRLDQGYSIPSRPKRSPLCSQGVMSSTPVPDPTHRKRELPQNELEASSQLKLGEFQNVPTLSLSEARLVINKVLDLRKKSNNKYEERETLIKTQDYLEVFARFKEKENIEAVERLLSAHTELEFFERSQLGSLCCDNAEEAKALIPSIGSKISDADLQELLDELTKLRNFVE from the exons ATGAATCCGGGTCTTGGCGCGGTCGTGATGGCGGAGCGGGAAACAGCAACGAAGCTTGACTCGACCGTTCCGTCCGCAGGAAAAAGGTCGCTAGCTATCCTCCTCGCAAAGCTTGACAGGCCTACGGAGTCGAGGGTGACTGACAAAGCAAAAGCAGGATACCGGCTAGACCAGGGATACAGCATCCCCTCCCGCCCAAAGAGGTCCCCTCTATGCTCTCAGGGAGTCATGAGTTCCACACCCGTCCCCGACCCCACTCACCGCAAGCGCGAACTCCCCCAGAACGAGCTCGAGGCTTCCTCCCAACTGAAGCTTGGTGAATTCCAGAATGTGCCTACGTTATCGCTTTCCGAAGCCCGACTGGTGATCAACAAGGTCCTCGATCTGAGGAAGAAGTCGAACAATAAATACGAAGAGAGAGA AACATTAATCAAAACCCAAGACTATCTCGAAGTATTCGCACGGTTCAAGGAGAAGGAAAACATTGAAGCTGTTGAGCGGCTGCTATCGGCGCACACAGAGTTAGAGTTCTTTGAGAGATCTCAGCTAG GAAGCCTATGTTGCGACAATGCTGAAGAAGCCAAAGCCCTCATTCCAAGTATAGGAAGTAAGATTTCAGATGCGGATCTACAGGAGCTGCTAGACGAGTTGACCAAACTGAGAAATTTCGTTGAATGA
- the TRM5 gene encoding tRNA(m(1)G37)methyltransferase (BUSCO:229510at4751~EggNog:ENOG410PI9Q~COG:A~BUSCO:5878at33183): MSLAPVTQETPTNSSSDMFRPPVNRAMRVLDRSFFKKTVPLSAATVLENKNISRVKSELTKSNDMLALPRILPIRKPQVIKNEDDEARKCLLLREGVKADDVSTWSPTIKQLVEAKTVEVNPFDLQLDYDYWTYPDIISAILPEDELGETPVGFSQVGHIAHLNLRDQYLPYRHLIAEILMDKNTTVRTVINKIDDVGATSEFRTFAFEVLAGENNTNVIAHEQDCEFSFDFAKVYWNSRLSTEHTRLVSTFKEGEAVCDVMAGVGPFALPAAKKRVFVWANDLNPHGYERMVYGMKKNKVQEFMKAFNMNGRDFVKYAAKSLYEAEPAKVVIKPKISRSAQKEKRSKSPDRKTPPPQVYTSPRTFDHYIMNLPASAITFLDTFIGVYAGQEQLFAPHTDRRLPLIHVYCFSTNTEDGEFEKKEICERISKQIGFTITPEDCEGGTGNKEREVEIRSVRLVSPNKRMFCAKFRLPEEVAFKKD; encoded by the exons ATGTCCCTGGCTCCTGTAACCCAGGAGACTCCGACCAATTCCTCTTCAGACATGTTCCGGCCGCCCGTCAATCGCGCAATGCGCGTTCTCGACCGATCGTTCTTCAAGAAGACGGTACCCCTTTCAGCGGCGACAGTGCTTGAGAACAAGAATATTTCCCGGGTAAAAAGCGAATTGACAAAGAGTAATGATATGCTCGCCCTGCCCAGGATTTTGCCCATACGAAAGCCGCAGGTGATCAAGAATGAGGACGATGAAGCGAGAAAATGCCTTCTATTGAGGGAAGGCGTGAAAGCGGACG ATGTCTCAACGTGGTCTCCTACTATCAAACAACTGGTCGAGGCGAAAACGGTCGAGGTGAATCCGTTCGATTTACAGCTGGACTATGATTATTGGACCTATC CGGATATAATCTCTGCGATATTGCCCGAAGATGAACTGGGAGAAACACCGGTCGGATTTTCCCAAGTCGGCCATATCGCGCACCTCAACCTTCGAGACCAGTACCTACCGTATAGACATCTGATAGCGGAGATTCTGATGGATAAGAACACCACTGTAAGAACTGTTATCAACAAAATAGATGACGTGGGAGCAACTAGCGAGTTCCGCACTTTTGCCTTCGAAGTTCTGGCAGGTGAAAATAACACCAATGTCATCGCTCACGAGCAAGATTGCGAGTTCTCGTTCGATTTCGCAAAGGTATACTGGAATAGCCGGCTGAGCACCGAACATACACGGTTAGTGAGCACTTTTAAAGAAGGAGAAGCGGTGTGCGACGTTATGGCTGGAGTTGGTCCATTCGCTCTCCCCGCTGCGAAGAAACGTGTATTTGTTTGGGCCAATGACCTGAATCCTCACGGCTACGAAAGAATGGTATATGGCATGAAGAAAAACAAAGTCCAGGAATTTATGAAGGCATTTAATATGAACGGGCGAGACTTCGTGAAGTACGCTGCGAAAAGCTTATACGAAGCAGAGCCGGCGAAGGTGGTTATCAAGCCAAAGATCTCTCGAAGTGCacagaaggagaagagatcCAAGTCTCCAGATCGAAAAACGCCTCCTCCGCAAGTTTATACCTCTCCGCGCACATTCGACCATTATATCATGAATCTCCCGGCCTCAGCGATAACTTTCCTTGACACTTTCATCGGTGTATACGCCGGTCAAGAGCAGCTGTTCGCTCCTCACACGGACCGACGTCTCCCGCTCATCCATGTTTACTGTTTCTCAACTAACACTGAAGATGGAGAGTTTGAAAAGAAGGAGATCTGCGAACGCATTTCAAAACAGATCGGATTTACAATCACACCTGAGGATTGCGAGGGTGGTACaggaaataaagaaagagaagtGGAGATCAGGAGCGTCAGGTTGGTGTCACCGAATAAGAGGATGTTCTGCGCAAAGTTCAGGCTTCCGGAGGAGGTTGCATTTAAAAAAGACTAG
- a CDS encoding uncharacterized protein (EggNog:ENOG410PS0G~BUSCO:11362at33183) has translation MTTRFPPAMAQTNNTESRRQVSTLTGDALINGKWLCDCVPRLPAIELEARKSGKNHGRKFYRCAKPERKRCKFFIWDDEARRRSERGLMTNSRTGTKNTMGRAPMTPSILRMRDAMQTGLLTPETTAQKRTRDGDDDVAALEKSPSKTQRVGTHKDNQLLTNWLKELERPKEMEERKLVQEEEEEEDDDDDFSFGWAEEMDQEATKLMESQERTGSTLKANMPKVQVNEPPETKGSNMERNITPPPLAPPSGALHHSVPSMRTNPLPPPTPTPARFASTPLMRGYPLRSQHQQQQCKLISDTLGLLESHHISLPEKARNDLVNLLDTYDLRTLSITKGRDVSRMAIRTRDARIKELRGRIECLEAEREHRKGKVAGSLKPDERTK, from the exons ATGACAACTCGTTTTCCACCCGCTATGGCCCAGACAAACAACACTGAGAGTCGAAGACAGGTTTCCACATTAACAGGGGACGCGCTTATCAATGGAAAATGGCTTTGCGATTGCGTCCCACGCCTTCCAGCGATAGAGCTGGAGGCGAGAAAAAGTGGAAAAAATCATGGGCGGAAGT TCTATAGATGTGCCAAACCGGAACGCAAGCGCTGCAAATTCTTCATCTGGGACGATGAGGCCAGGCGCCGCTCCGAACGGGGCTTAATGACGAACTCGAGGACGGGGACGAAGAATACGATGGGTCGCGCTCCGATGACGCCATCTATCTTGCGAATGAGGGATGCCATGCAAACAGGTTTGCTGACACCCGAGACTACAGCTCAGAAGAGAACGCGGGATGGCGATGACGATGTGGCCGCGTTGGAAAAGAGTCCGAGCAAGACACAGCGGGTTGGGACGCACAAGGACAACCAGTTGCTGACTAACTGGTTAAAGGAACTGGAGCGTCCGAAGGAGATGGAAGAGCGAAAACTGgtgcaggaggaggaggaggaggaggatgatgatgatgacttTTCGTTTGGATGGGCCGAGGAGATGGACCAGGAGGCGACGAAGTTGATGGAGAGCCAGGAAAGGACCGGGTCGACTTTGAAAGCCAATATGCCCAAGGTCCAGGTGAATGAACCGCCTGAAACTAAAGGTTCCAACATGGAAAGGAATATCACTCCTCCTCCGCTTGCTCCACCATCAGGCGCCTTGCACCATTCTGTTCCGTCCATGAGAACAAATCCACTTCCACCTCCAACACCGACACCCGCGCGTTTTGCGTCTACACCACTTATGCGTGGCTATCCACTGCGCTCACAGCATCAGCAACAACAGTGCAAACTTATTTCTGATACGCTTGGTCTTCTGGAATCACATCACATTTCTCTTCCAGAAAAGGCTAGAAATGATCTAGTGAACCTTTTGGATACATATGATTTACGGACACTGAGTATCACTAAAGGCAGAGACGTCTCTAGAATGGCTATTAGGACCAGAGATGCGAGGATTAAGGAGCTGCGTGGAAGAATTGAGTGTCTTGAGGCGGAGAGGGAACATCGAAAGGGCAAGGTAGCGGGGAGTCTGAAGCCGGATGAGAGAACGAAATGA